A segment of the Streptomyces sp. NBC_01235 genome:
GGGCCATGGTCATCGCCTGGCCGCTGGGGCACTGGGTCCGTCTCAAGGAACCGCAAACTTTCTCTTCCGTGACGGGCTCGACCGCCACGGCGACCGCGTCCGCCCAGCTGTCGCATAGGGTTGCTCCCGGCGATCCGAACGGATCGATTCGACAACTCCCGAGCCCTGCGGAACTCCCGCTCGTTATGGGAGTAGTGGGCCTGCGTCGTATGTGGGGCAGGCGGTGGCACAGAGTAAGGAGTTGGCGTGGGGGATGTGGCGGTTGGCGCACGGTCCGGGCACGACGGCGAGGATCACCGCGGACGGTCCGTGGAAGCAGCCGACCCGGCCGCGGACAGCGCCGTGACCTCAGAGAATGACCCGGTGGCGGGCGGCGGGGGTCCGCCGGCGGACGAGCCGCCCCGGACCGGCGGCGAAGGGTCGGGGGACTCGGCCCCGAAGGCGAAGAAGCCGCGCTCCTTCTGGAAGGAACTGCCGATCCTGATCGGCATCGCGCTCGTCCTCGCGCTGCTGATCAAGACGTTCCTGGTGCAGGCGTTCTCCATCCCGTCGGCCTCGATGGAGAACACCCTCAAGATCGGTGACCGGGTCCTCGTCGACAAACTGACCCCGTGGTTCGGCTCCGAGCCGGAGCGAGGCGAGGTCATCGTCTTCCACGACCCCGACGACTGGCTGGCGGGCGAGAACACCGCCGATCCGAACGCCTTCCAGACCTTCCTCAGCTGGATCGGCCTGATGCCGTCCGCGGAGGAGAAGGACCTGATCAAGCGGGTCATCGGCGTCGGCGGCGACACCGTCTCCTGCAAGGGCACGGGCCCGCTCACGGTCAACGGCAAGGCGCTGAACGAGCCGTACGTGTACCCCGGCAACACCCCGTGCAGCCAGGACGACCAGGGCGGCCAGTTCTCGGTGAAGGTCCCCAAGGGCCACGTCTGGGTCATGGGCGACCACCGCCAGAACTCGCGCGACTCGCGCTACAACCAGTCGGACAAGAACCACGGCATGGTGCCCGTCGACCAGGTCGTCGGGCGCGCCATCGTCAAGGCCTGGCCGCTCAGCCGCTGGGGCACGCTGCCGGTGCCGGACACGTTCGACCAGAACGGCCTGGGCGACCAGTCCGCGGCGTCCGCGGCCCTGACGGTCGCCCCGCAGGGTCTCGCCCTCGTCGGGGTCGTGCCGGTGGTGCTGTGGCGCCGTCGGCGCACGGAGGACTCCGAGACCCGCTGACCTTCCGGCTTCCACTCGGCAAACCCCTTCCTTCCCCAGCTGGTGACCATGGCCGGGGAAGACAGGGGAAGAGCGGAGAAGAAGGGGCTGACCCGGTTCGGTACCGCCGGGTAGGGTGCGGACCCATGGGTGGCGAGAGCACTACGCGTACGGCCCCGCACAGTGGCGGTGGCACCAGCAGTGGCCCGGTGGGCAGCCGGACCGGACAGCGACTGTCCGGACTGGCCGTCGCACTGGGCCTCGTGCTGTTCCTCGGCGGGTTCGCCTGGGGGGCCCTGGTCTACCGGCCGTACACCGTGCCCACCAGTTCCATGAGCCCGACGATCGACGCCGGCAATCGGGTGCTGGCCGAGCGGATCGACGGCGGCGAGGTGCGCCGCGGGGATGTCGTCGTCTTCAGCGACAAGACGTGGGTGACCAACGCGCTCGTCGTCAAGCGCGTGGTCGCGGTCGGCGGCGACACGGTCTCCTGCTGCACCGACGGCAAGCTGACCGTCAACGGCAAGCAGATCGAGGAACCGTATCTGCCCGCGGGCAGCCTGGCCGAGATCAAGAACTTCCCGACCGTGAAGGTCCCCGACGGCAGGCTCTTCCTGCTCGGCGACGAACGGCAGGGCTCCCTGGACTCCACCGCCCACCTCACGGACGCGGCCCAGGGCACGGTCGCGCGCAGCGCAGTCAAGGCCCGCGTCGACGCCCTCGTCTGGCCCATGGACGGCATGCTGAAGCGCCCCACGGGTTTCGAGGCGCTCGGCACCCTCTCCCAGCCGGGCCCGCTGCGGACGATCGGCTGGATGATCGTCGCCGGTGGCGTGCTGGTCCTCGGCGGCGGCGCGTACGGCCCGATCGCCAAGCGGACATCCGGCCGCCGTGCCCGCACCCGGCCGGAGCCGGCCGGTGCCCGCTGAGGCGACGGACGGGTCGGCGGGTGGACATGTCGACTCGTACGAAGGCGGGCTGCGCAAGGTCGCCCGGGTGGTCCTCCTCGACCCGCAGGACCGCATCCTGCTGCTGCACGGCCATGAACCGGACGACCCGGCCGACGACTGGTGGTTCACGCCCGGCGGCGGCGTGGAGGGCGACGAGACCCGTGCGCAGGCCGCTCTGCGGGAACTCGCCGAGGAGACCGGTATCACCGCGGTCGAGCTCGGCCCGGTGCTGTGGCGGCGGATGTGC
Coding sequences within it:
- the lepB gene encoding signal peptidase I → MGDVAVGARSGHDGEDHRGRSVEAADPAADSAVTSENDPVAGGGGPPADEPPRTGGEGSGDSAPKAKKPRSFWKELPILIGIALVLALLIKTFLVQAFSIPSASMENTLKIGDRVLVDKLTPWFGSEPERGEVIVFHDPDDWLAGENTADPNAFQTFLSWIGLMPSAEEKDLIKRVIGVGGDTVSCKGTGPLTVNGKALNEPYVYPGNTPCSQDDQGGQFSVKVPKGHVWVMGDHRQNSRDSRYNQSDKNHGMVPVDQVVGRAIVKAWPLSRWGTLPVPDTFDQNGLGDQSAASAALTVAPQGLALVGVVPVVLWRRRRTEDSETR
- the lepB gene encoding signal peptidase I — its product is MGGESTTRTAPHSGGGTSSGPVGSRTGQRLSGLAVALGLVLFLGGFAWGALVYRPYTVPTSSMSPTIDAGNRVLAERIDGGEVRRGDVVVFSDKTWVTNALVVKRVVAVGGDTVSCCTDGKLTVNGKQIEEPYLPAGSLAEIKNFPTVKVPDGRLFLLGDERQGSLDSTAHLTDAAQGTVARSAVKARVDALVWPMDGMLKRPTGFEALGTLSQPGPLRTIGWMIVAGGVLVLGGGAYGPIAKRTSGRRARTRPEPAGAR
- a CDS encoding NUDIX hydrolase, translated to MPAEATDGSAGGHVDSYEGGLRKVARVVLLDPQDRILLLHGHEPDDPADDWWFTPGGGVEGDETRAQAALRELAEETGITAVELGPVLWRRMCSFPFAGRRWDQDEWYYLARTADTPRVVPRAAALTELERRSVAGARWWTCQELTQAHETVYPTRLAELLRTLLDDGPPAGPVTLDAEIV